In Chloroflexota bacterium, the genomic window ATCCACATCGTGGCCACGCTGCGCGAGCACTTCCCCAACCCCATGCTGGTCGTCACCGGGCCGCCGGGGCCGCACAACCCTTCCAACCTGGCCTATCTGGAAAAACTGCGCACCCTGCGGCAGGAATTGGGGCTGGAGCGCCACGTCCACTTCCTCTACGAACACGGCGAAGACGGCCAGCCGCTGCTGCTCGACGACGAAGCCATGGCCGAATGGTACGCCCTGGCCGACGCGCTGCTCTTCCCCAGCCTGCGGGAAGGCTTCGGCATGCCGGTGCTGGAAGCCGGGCTGACGCGCCTGCCTGTGCTGGCCGCCGACATCCCCCCCGTGCGGGAAAGCGCCGGCGACACCGCGACCCTCTTCGACCCCCAGGGCGACCCTGCCGAAGCCGCCGCCCGCATCGCCGAGCGCCTGAAAGGCGAGCGCACCTACCGCCTGCGCCGACGTGTCCTCGACCATTACACCTGGGATGCCATCATCGACCACCTCGTCGTTCCTCTCATCACCGGGCAGTCCGTCGAGGCTTCCACAACCCCCTAACTTTTCCGGAGCGCCGCATGAACGAACCGACTTCCCCCGCAATGCCGCGTGTGCTGGTTGCCGTGGCAACCCCCGAAGAAGCCCAATTTCTGCTACCGCTGGCCCACATGCTGGCGCACGACCATGTGCGCGGACAGATCATCGTGCTGCTGATCAAAGCCGTGCCCGAAGGCGAGCCCCTCAGCGCCGCGGCCGGGCCGCTCAGCCGCCTGCGGGAATCCATCGGCGAAATGCTCCGCCGCTACGGCGTGCCCGCCACCTATGTACATTCCATTGCCCGCCGCCCCGACCAGATCTGGCCTTCCCTCTGCGAGCAAGCGCGGCGTGAACACGTCGACACCCTCCTGGTTTCCTGGCCGGGGGAAGCGATTCTCTCGCTGGAAAGCCTGGCTTTAGACGGCCTGCCCTGCCACCTGGTGGTCGCCCGCCCCGGCCACACCACTGACTGGAACGAGGTCAAGCGCATTCTGCTGCCGGTGCGCGGCGGCCCCTACGACGCGGAGGCGCTGCGGGTGGCGCTGAACCTGGCCGAGCAAACCGAAGCCCGCATTACCCTGCTGCATGCCACCGGCGAAGCGCCCTACGACGCCGACGAGCGGCTGTTCACCGAGTTTGGCGCCGCCCTGCGGGGGCTGAAAGCCATCACCCGCTCGGTGACCACCCTCGAAGAGATGGAAACCGCCGTGCGCACCGAAAGCGCCTCTTACGACGTCGTGGTGATGGGGGCTTCCAGCCGCAACAACCCGCCGGGAAAGCTGCTTTCCCCGCGCGCCGAGCGCCTGGTACGCGACATTCCGGCCACGCTGCTCATCGTCAAGCCCGTGGCCTCGCAAGCGCGGCAGGAAGCTGCCGAGCGCCGCGCCGAAGCCCGCGCCGCCCGTCGCCCCATCAGCCTGGTGGTCGACCGCTGGTTCGCGGAAAACACCTTCCGCAGCCAGGAATTCGCCGACCTGGAACGCCTGGTGCGCATCAAAGAACAGCAAGGGCTGACCATCAGCCTGGGGCTTCCCGCCCTCAACGAAGAAGCCACCATCGGCAAAATCATCACCACGGTCAAAAAGGCGCTGATGGAAGACTTCCCCTTGCTGGACGAAATGGTGCTCATCGACAGCGGCTCGGTCGATTACACCCGCGAAATCGCCGCC contains:
- a CDS encoding glucosyl-3-phosphoglycerate synthase, which gives rise to MNEPTSPAMPRVLVAVATPEEAQFLLPLAHMLAHDHVRGQIIVLLIKAVPEGEPLSAAAGPLSRLRESIGEMLRRYGVPATYVHSIARRPDQIWPSLCEQARREHVDTLLVSWPGEAILSLESLALDGLPCHLVVARPGHTTDWNEVKRILLPVRGGPYDAEALRVALNLAEQTEARITLLHATGEAPYDADERLFTEFGAALRGLKAITRSVTTLEEMETAVRTESASYDVVVMGASSRNNPPGKLLSPRAERLVRDIPATLLIVKPVASQARQEAAERRAEARAARRPISLVVDRWFAENTFRSQEFADLERLVRIKEQQGLTISLGLPALNEEATIGKIITTVKKALMEDFPLLDEMVLIDSGSVDYTREIAAELGIPVYIHQEVLPQHGAFHGKGEALWKSLYVLNGDIIAWIDTDISNIHPRFVYGIIGPLLTNPKIQYVKGFYRRPLKQGDKVVAGGGGRVTELTARPMLNMFFPELSGLIQPLSGEYAGRREALERLPFFTGFGVETGLLIDLLSYFGLSAIAQVDLRERIHRNKPLPDLSPMSFAIIQVVVKRLEERHKIRLLEDINKTMNLIRYAPGRYYLDQREVIEHERPPMIEIPEYQEKRARQGAKKATSSRPEQNEKGT